A window of Amycolatopsis sp. 195334CR genomic DNA:
GGGCTTGCTCGGCATCGACCGTGTGGGCGTCCGGGACAACTTCTTCGAACTGGGCGGGCATTCGCTGCTGGCGGTCCGCCTGGTGAGCGCCCTGCAGTCGGAGTTCGGCGACACCACGGTCTCCCTGGCCACCGTGCTCAAGGCGACCACCGTCGAACTGCTCGCCGGTGCGGTCGCGGGCACCCCGTCCGGTGGGGACGCCTCCTGCGTGGTGCCGGTGCACACCACCCCGGGCGCACCGAAGTTGTTCCTGGTGCACCCGCTCGGCGGCACGGTCCTCTGCTACCACGCGCTGGCCGGTCAGCTGGCCCCCGAGTGGTCGCTGTACGGGCTGCAGTCGCCGTCGGTGTCCGGTGGGGACGGTCCGGAGACGGTGCCCGAACTGGCTGCCCGGTACGTCTCCGACCTGCGTGCCGAACAGCCGGAGGGCCCGTACCACCTCGGCGGGTGGTCGCTCGGCGGCGCGATCGCCTACGAGATGGCCCGGCAGCTCACCGCCGCCGGGCAGCGGGTGGCCGAAGTGGTGATCATGGACGTTGAGCCGCCGGACCCGGACCAGCCGGTGCGCACCACCGAGGCCGAGATCGTGCTGGCCCTGCTCGACGCCCGCGACCTCGCGGTGACCGACCTGCCCGAGCCGGGTACCGGCACGGTGGCCGAGCGGATGCGTGCCTACGCTGACTGGGCGGGTGAACGCGGGCTGGTCAAGCCCGGTCCGGACACCGACCGCCTGGTGCGGTTGTTCGTGGCCGCGCACCACAACCTGACGGCCTGGCAGTCGTACCGGCCCGAGCCTTACGCCGGGCGCGTGGTGTTCCTCCAGGCCGAGGAGAGCGGCGCGGACGGCGCGGACTGCTACGGCTGGCGGTCCTACGCGAGCGCGATCGAGCCGCACAAGGTGCCCGGCGGTCACGAGACGATGCTGCGGGAACCCCACGTGGCCACGGTCGCCAAGGTGCTGTCCGGATCGCTGGTCGAACCGTGACGGGGTACGACTGCCTGCTGATCGGCTGGGGCGCGCTGCTGGTGGAGAGCGCCGAGCTGCTCGCCGCGCGCGGGCACCGGGTGACCGGCGTGGTCACCCGGTACCCGCCCGCGCTCGACTGGGCCGGTGAGCACGGCGTGCCGGTCGCGAGCCGCCTTGGTGACCTGCCCGGCCGCCCGGACTACCTGTTCAGCATCACCAACGACGTGGTGCTCCGGGAGGCGGACCTGGCGCTGCCCCGGCGGATGGCGATCAACCTGCACAGCTCGCTGCTGCCCAAATACGCGGGTGTGCACCAGACCACGTGGGCGCTGCTGCACGGCGAAACCGAGCACGGCGTGACCTGGCACGAGATGGTGACCGAGGTCGACGCGGGCCGGATCCTCAAGCAGGCCCGGTTCCCGGTCGAACCCGGTGACACCACGCTCGCGCTGGACGTGCGCTGCCACGAGTACGCGTTGCTGTCGCTGAAGGAACTGCTGGACGACCTGGAGTCGGACGCGCTGGACCCGATCGCGCAGGACCCCGCCGAGCGCACCTATTTCCCGGCCCGGCGGCTGTTCCCCGGCGGCGGCCTGGTCACCGGGGAGCGGACGGCGGCCGAACTGGACCGCTGGTGCCGGGCGGGGGAGTTCGGCCGGTTCGACAACCGGTTCGGCAGGCCACGACTGGTCGTCGGGAACGAGGCGTTCCTGGTGAGCGGGTTGCGCCCGCGGCCGGGGCCGGTCGAGGCCGAGCCGGGCACGGTGCTGGGCACGGAACCGGTGCGGGTGAGCACCCCGGACGGCGCGGTCGAGCTGACCAAGCTGTCCACAGTGGATGGTGAGACGGTGGCGCCGGGGGCGGTGCTGGGCACCGGGGACCGCCTCGGGGCGCCGGAGGGCGATTTCACCGGCTGGTTCGAGGAATGGGCCCGCCATGAGGGTGCCTGGCTCGACCGGCTCACCGCGTGCACCGGCGTCCCGGACCGGGTGGTGCGTCCACTGTGGACCTACTCGCCGGTGACGCGCGGGACCACGCTGGTCCGGCGTGCGCTGGTCGACCGGCTGCGCGACCCGGCGACCGAGCTGCTGACCGCCTGGCTGGCCTGCCTCGGCACCCGGTACGGGACCGTCCGGTACAGCGACGACGACCGGCGTGCCGAGGTGGCCGGGCTGGAGGCCCTGGTCACCAGGGACGTGCCGGTACCGGTCGAACTGCCGCCGGAACTCGGCTTCGCCGGAGCGACCGCCGCGGTCGACCGCGCGCTGGCCGGAGCACGCGGCAGCTACCTCCGAGACCTCCCGGCGCGGTACCCGCTGCACGGCCTGGCGAACCGGCCGATGCCACTCGCGCTCGCGGTGACCACCACCGGCACGCGGCTCGATCCGGCGCCCGGCACGGCCGCGGTGCTGGTGATCGACCTCGCGACCCCGGCGTTCCACTTCGCGGTCACCGAGCACCTCGGGCCGCCGCGCGAGGTGGTCCGGCAGTTCGCCGGGCTGGCGCAGTCGGTGCTGACCCTGATCGAGGCGGTCGTGGAACGGCCCGCCACCCCGCTCGCCGCCCTGCGCTGAGCGGCCCCACCCGAAGGAGAGAAGGACATGGCTTTCGAGGACGACGACCGCACGACCGTCTACACCGTCGTGGTCAACGACGAGGAGCAGTACTCGATCTGGCCGCGCGAGCGCGACCTGCCCGCCGGCTGGCACGACGCCGGTTACCACGGGCTCAAGGCCGAATGCCTCACCCACATCGAGGGCGTGTGGACCGACATGCGCCCGCTGAGCGTGCGCCGCCAGATGGACGGCGTGGCCTGAGCCCGAATCCCCGAGTGAGGAGTTCCCTGCGATGAACCTGTCCTTCGGTCAGGAACGCCTGTGGTTCACCCACCAGCTCGACGCCACCGGGCACGCGCAGAACGTGCCGGTGGCCGTCCGGGTCCGCGGTGAACTCGACGTCGCGGCGCTGACCGGGGCGTGGGCGCGTGTGGTGGCCAGGCACGAGGTGCTGCGCACGGTCGTTCGCGCCGACCACGGCGAACCGCGGCCCGCCCTGCTGGAGGTCGCCGAGGTCGCCGCCGTCCGGACGGGCGACCCGTCGCGGGCGGACGAGGAACTGCGGGCCGAGGCGGCGTACCGGTTCGACCTGGCCGCCGGGCCGCTGGTGCGGGTCACCGTGTGGCGGCTGGGCGAACGCGACCACCTGATCGGGGTGGTGCTGCACCACCTGGTGTGCGACGCGTGGTCGCTGAACCTGCTGTTCGAGGACTGGGCCCGCGCCTACCGCGGTGAGGAACTCCCGCCGCCCCCGGCCGCCACGTACGCGGACTTCGCGGTCCGGCAACGGGAAAACGACGCGTTCACGGCACAGCTGGAGCACTGGGCGGCGAACCTGGCCGGCGCGCCCGCGGACACCGGCTTGCGACCCGACCGGCCGCGCACCGGGGCCCCGTCGTTCCGCGGCGCGCAACTGCGGTTCACCGTGCCCGGCGAAGCGGCGAACCGGGTGAAGGACCTCGCGCGGGCCCAGCGGTGCACCCCGTTCATGGTGCTGCTGGCCGCCTTCCAGGCCGCGCTGGGTGCCCGGACCGGGACCGACGACGTGGTGACCGGCACGCCGATGGCCGCCCGCACCGATCCCGACTTCGAGCGGGTCGCGGGTTACTTCCTGAACACGCTGCCCATCCGGGTCTCCCTGGCCGGTGATCCGGACTTCCGCACCCTGCTCGGCCGCGTCCGCGAGGCCTGCTTCGGCGCGTACCGGCACCAGGACGTGCCGTTCGAGAAGCTGGTCGACCGGCTCCAGCCGGATCGCGCGCTCGGCGCGAACCCGTTCTTCCGCACCATGCTCGTGGTCCGGGACGAAGGCGCGGAACTGGCCTTGCCCGGTGCCGAAACCGAGGTCTCGTTCGTGCCGAACGGCACCGCGAAGCTCGACCTGACCCTGTACCTGTCCGAAAAGGACGGTGAGCTGGCCGGGGAACTCGAGTACGACACGGATCTCTACGACGAGGACACCGTGTGTGCCTTCGCGGCGCACTTCGGCAGGCTGCTCGACGCGGTGACGGCGAACCCGGACGACCGGCTGTCCGCGGTGCCGGTGCTCGACCCCGCCGAAACCCGGCGGGTGCTCGACTGGGGCACCGGCGAACGGACCGATCCGGGCGACGCCACGCTCACCGAGCGCTTCGCCGAGGTCGTGCGCCGCCAACCCGACGCCGTCGCCGTGGTCTCCGGCGAAGAACGGCTCACCTACGCCGAACTCGACCGGCGCGCGGACCGTGTGGCGGCTGTGCTGGCCGCCCGCGCGGCGGGTTCGGTGGTGGCCGTGGCGCTGCCCCGGTCAGCGGAGCTGATGGTCGCGCTGTGGGGCGTGCTGAAGGCGGGCCTGGCCTACCTGCCCGTGGATCCCGAACTCCCGGCCGAGCGGATCGCGGCCATGCTCGCCGACGCCGACGCGAAGACCGGGCTGACCCTGGCGAAGCACGACCTGCCCGGCGAAGGCTGGCTGGCGGTCGACGACCTGCCCGAGGACGCGGCCGCCGTGGGCGAACGCCGCGACCGGGCGCTGTACGTCATGTTCACCTCCGGTTCCACGGGACGGCCGAAGGGCGTGGTCGTCGAGGAACCCGGGGTGGTCAACCGCCTCGACTGGATGCAGCGCGCGTTCGAACTGACCGCGGACGACGTCGTGCTGCAGAAGACGCCGATCGGCTTCGACGTGTCGGTGTGGGAGCTGTTCTGGCCGCTGATCACCGGGGCCCGGCTGGTGCTGGCCGAACCCGGCGGGCACCGCGATCCCCGCTACCTGGCCGGCCTGATCCAGGACGAAGGCGTGTCGGTGCTGCACTTCGTGCCGTCGATGCTGGGTGTGTTCGCCGAGGAGCCGTCGGCGGCGGGCTGCACGAGCGTGCGCGACATCGTGTGCAGTGGTGAGGTCCTGCCGGGTGCGCTGCGCGACCGGGTCGCCGAGGTGCTGCCGGGCGCGCGCCTGCACAACCTGTACGGGCCGACCGAGGCTTCGGTCGACGTGACCTGGTGGCCGTGTGGCCGCGAGCGCGACCCCGACGTCCCGATCGGCTTCGCCGCGCCCAACACCCTGCTCTACGTCACCGACGCCTGGGGCCGACTGCTCCCGCCGGGCGTCGACGGTGAACTGTGGATCGGCGGTGTGCAGGTCGCGCGCGGGTACGCCGGGCGCCCGGACCTGACCGCCGAACGGTTCGCGCCGGATCCCTTCGGACCGCCCGATGACACAGCGGCGCGCAGCGGCTCCGTGGGGGGTGGTGGCCGGGTGACGGGCGGGAGGATGTACCGCACCGGCGACCGCTGCCGCTGGCGCGCCGACGGCAGTCTCGCCTACACCGGCCGCGGCGACCGGCAGGTCAAGATCCGGGGCCTGCGCGTCGAACCCGGCGAGATCGAGGCGGTTCTGCGTGCGCACCCGTCGGTGCGGCAGGCCGTGGTGCTCGCCCGTGACGACGGCCGGGGTTCGCTGCGACTGGACGCCTACGTGGTGCCCTCGGCCGCGGTCGACTCCGCCGAACTGCGGGCGTTCGCGCGGTCGCGCCTGCCGGAGCAACTCGTGCCCGCGACCTGGACGTCGGTGGACACCGTGCCGGTCACGGCGAACGGGAAGCTCGACGTCTCGGCGCTGCCCGATCCCGAGCCGCCGGAGACGACCGTCGCGACTGGTGCGTTGACCCCGCTCCAGGAGACCCTGTGCCGCATCTTCGCCGGCGTGCTCGGGGTACCAGAGGTGGGTGTGCACGACGACTTCTTCGCGCTGGGCGGGCATTCCCTGCTGGCCACCAGGC
This region includes:
- a CDS encoding formyltransferase family protein, translated to MTGYDCLLIGWGALLVESAELLAARGHRVTGVVTRYPPALDWAGEHGVPVASRLGDLPGRPDYLFSITNDVVLREADLALPRRMAINLHSSLLPKYAGVHQTTWALLHGETEHGVTWHEMVTEVDAGRILKQARFPVEPGDTTLALDVRCHEYALLSLKELLDDLESDALDPIAQDPAERTYFPARRLFPGGGLVTGERTAAELDRWCRAGEFGRFDNRFGRPRLVVGNEAFLVSGLRPRPGPVEAEPGTVLGTEPVRVSTPDGAVELTKLSTVDGETVAPGAVLGTGDRLGAPEGDFTGWFEEWARHEGAWLDRLTACTGVPDRVVRPLWTYSPVTRGTTLVRRALVDRLRDPATELLTAWLACLGTRYGTVRYSDDDRRAEVAGLEALVTRDVPVPVELPPELGFAGATAAVDRALAGARGSYLRDLPARYPLHGLANRPMPLALAVTTTGTRLDPAPGTAAVLVIDLATPAFHFAVTEHLGPPREVVRQFAGLAQSVLTLIEAVVERPATPLAALR
- a CDS encoding MbtH family NRPS accessory protein, which translates into the protein MAFEDDDRTTVYTVVVNDEEQYSIWPRERDLPAGWHDAGYHGLKAECLTHIEGVWTDMRPLSVRRQMDGVA